In Gulosibacter molinativorax, a single window of DNA contains:
- the panC gene encoding pantoate--beta-alanine ligase, whose protein sequence is MTQILQTIAETKEALAPIRGAQKASGRIVAGRIPVVERKLALVPTMGALHDGHRALIRLAREQADIVVVSLFVNPLQFGPNEDFDKYPRPFEADLAILEEEGVDYVFAPSVEEMYPDLEHLTIVSAGDAGRILEGEFRPSHFDGVLTVVAKLFNIVEPDFAVFGEKDAQQLALVRRMVRDLSFPLEIVAVPIVREEDGLARSSRNTYLSAEDREAALTLSRALVAVAAASGEGVSAALAAGREIYEAEPLASMDYLELVDAATFAPITEEFHGVALALTAARIGQTRLLDNRQVTF, encoded by the coding sequence GTGACTCAAATTTTGCAGACCATCGCCGAAACGAAAGAGGCGCTCGCGCCCATTCGCGGGGCGCAAAAGGCCAGCGGCAGGATTGTTGCCGGACGCATCCCTGTGGTCGAGCGAAAGCTCGCACTTGTTCCGACGATGGGCGCGCTGCACGATGGGCATCGCGCACTGATTCGCCTCGCACGAGAGCAGGCGGACATCGTGGTCGTCTCGCTGTTCGTCAACCCGCTGCAGTTCGGGCCGAACGAAGACTTCGACAAGTACCCCCGTCCGTTCGAGGCGGACCTCGCGATCCTCGAGGAAGAGGGCGTCGACTACGTCTTCGCTCCATCTGTCGAGGAGATGTACCCGGACCTCGAGCACCTCACGATCGTGTCCGCGGGCGATGCCGGGCGCATCCTCGAAGGCGAGTTCCGCCCGTCGCACTTCGACGGTGTCCTCACGGTGGTCGCGAAGCTGTTCAACATCGTCGAGCCCGATTTTGCGGTGTTCGGCGAAAAGGATGCGCAGCAGCTCGCGCTCGTGCGCCGAATGGTGCGTGACCTCAGCTTCCCGCTCGAGATCGTCGCCGTGCCCATCGTGCGCGAGGAGGACGGGCTCGCGCGCTCGAGCCGCAACACGTACCTCTCGGCGGAAGACCGCGAGGCTGCGCTGACCTTGTCTCGGGCACTGGTGGCGGTGGCCGCTGCGTCTGGCGAGGGCGTTTCGGCGGCGCTCGCGGCAGGGCGTGAAATCTACGAGGCCGAACCATTGGCTAGCATGGACTACTTAGAACTCGTTGACGCCGCCACTTTCGCGCCGATCACCGAGGAATTCCACGGCGTTGCGCTCGCGCTCACCGCCGCACGAATTGGTCAGACCCGACTCCTCGACAACCGACAGGTCACGTTCTAG
- a CDS encoding Rossmann-like and DUF2520 domain-containing protein encodes MSQRDGRLGIGIVGNDPAGPVLARGLAGAGHAIIGASIPDPSAYERAEALLPGLQRLTDAQVIERSELVILAEPAETLAARVAELTDAGMWVPGQLVMHNVAEFGTGVLGAALDKGAIPLAIHPAIDVTGTSLDLTRLREGWCAVTAPRPVLPIAQALVVELGAEPVVIAEENRGTYAEAITTATSFTRSIVKQATSLLAGIGVEQPGFVLSSLVRSAADNALIDASPTPEPPFGDAGLPLSED; translated from the coding sequence ATGAGCCAACGAGACGGACGACTCGGCATCGGGATCGTCGGTAATGATCCGGCCGGGCCGGTACTTGCACGCGGACTTGCGGGCGCCGGGCACGCGATTATCGGCGCGTCGATTCCGGACCCCTCCGCGTACGAACGCGCGGAAGCCCTACTGCCAGGGCTGCAGCGACTGACCGACGCGCAGGTGATCGAGCGCAGCGAGCTCGTGATTCTTGCCGAGCCAGCGGAGACGCTTGCGGCCCGTGTCGCGGAGCTGACCGACGCTGGCATGTGGGTGCCGGGGCAGCTCGTGATGCACAACGTGGCCGAGTTCGGGACGGGCGTGCTCGGGGCGGCGCTCGACAAGGGCGCGATCCCGTTGGCGATCCATCCGGCCATCGATGTGACGGGCACATCGCTGGATCTCACGCGACTTCGCGAGGGCTGGTGCGCCGTGACGGCGCCCCGCCCGGTGCTGCCGATCGCGCAGGCGCTCGTAGTGGAGCTCGGTGCCGAACCGGTCGTGATCGCGGAAGAGAACCGCGGGACCTACGCGGAGGCGATCACGACGGCGACGTCATTCACCCGGTCGATCGTGAAGCAGGCGACGTCACTGCTCGCGGGGATTGGGGTCGAACAGCCGGGGTTCGTGCTCTCGAGCCTCGTGCGCTCGGCGGCGGATAACGCCCTGATCGACGCGAGCCCGACGCCAGAGCCGCCGTTCGGCGACGCGGGGCTGCCGCTCTCGGAGGATTAG